One Pseudoalteromonas rubra genomic window, GTATTGACCAGACTCTGTTTGCTTATATTCAATGTCATGCTTTTCAAGACGATGCTCTGACTTATCAATACCGATGACTAACGCATCCGGGTGTAGTTTGGCTAAATTCGCCGTGCTTTCTCCCACCCCGCAGCAAGAATCCAGAATGATCGGACCATCGAATGCCTGTACTTTCTCATTCACCTGTTCGAAGGCTTGTTGTGTATGGGCAGCAATGGGTTTTTTGAATGGCGTATTGAGGTGCTTTTGTACTACCTCGTCTAACTTTTCATGCAGTCCGGTCTGATTACTGGTGATGCTTCTGGAATTGGCGTCTGACATAACAGCGTGTTGTGGCTCGTAGTGTGAACAATAATGCGGGTATTTTATCTCAGTCTGAGAGATTAAGTAAGCGGTTGTGTGGCAGAGTCACCCCCTGCCACCTCGATAGCCTAATGATCAGTGACGCAAGCCGACGCCGCGCTTGATCAGGTTCAGTGCAACCGCAAATAACACGGTGATGAAGCCCAGCAATACCCCAAACGCCAGGGTAATATTGACATCAGACACCCCCAAGAAGCCATAACGGAACGCATTCACCATATAGATGATGGGGTTAATCTGAGACACCCCCTGCCAGAACTCCGGCAACAAGGTGATGGAGTAAAACACCCCGCCCAGATACGTCAGTGGTGTCAGCACAAAGGTTGGAATGATACTGATGTCATCAAAGCTATTGGCAAAAACGGCATTGATCAGACCACCCAACGCAAAGACTGCCGAAGTCAGTAATACCGTCAATACAATCACTGCCAGATTGTGAATTTGTATATCCACAAACAGCAGACTGACCAGAGTCACTATCAGACCCACCAGCATACCCCGCGCCATACCGCCGCCCATATAACCCAGTACTATGATGTAGTTGGGCACCGGTGCCACGAGCAACTCTTCAATGCTTTTCTGGAACTTAGTCGAATAGAAGCTGGATGCCACGTTTGAGTAGGAGTTGGTGATCACCGACATCATGATAAGACCCGGCACAATGAACTCCATGTAGCTAAACCCCCCCATTTCACCAATGCGTGAGCCGATCAGAGAGCCAAAAATCACAAAATACAAGGTCATGGTAATGGCCGGTGGCACCAGGGTTTGTATCCAAATTCGCAGGAAGCGAATACATTCTTTGATCCAGATACTTTTCAGTGCCACGCCGTAGTTTAAGATTTTCATTCGCTGCGCCCCTGTTCCAACAACCCGACAAACAACTCTTCCAGGCGGTTTGCCTTATTTCGCATACTCAGAACGGTATTACCCTGTTCATTCAGCTGGGTGAATACCCCATTGAGCCCCTGAGATTTTGCGACTTCAACTTCCAGCGTATGATCGTCTGTCAGAACAAACTCATAGCCTTCCAGGT contains:
- a CDS encoding ABC transporter permease; translation: MLNYGVALKSIWIKECIRFLRIWIQTLVPPAITMTLYFVIFGSLIGSRIGEMGGFSYMEFIVPGLIMMSVITNSYSNVASSFYSTKFQKSIEELLVAPVPNYIIVLGYMGGGMARGMLVGLIVTLVSLLFVDIQIHNLAVIVLTVLLTSAVFALGGLINAVFANSFDDISIIPTFVLTPLTYLGGVFYSITLLPEFWQGVSQINPIIYMVNAFRYGFLGVSDVNITLAFGVLLGFITVLFAVALNLIKRGVGLRH